The following are encoded together in the Kribbella voronezhensis genome:
- a CDS encoding PaaX family transcriptional regulator, with protein sequence MHARSALFDLYGDHLRARGARAPVAALVRLLAPLGVHPPAVRTAVSRMVRQGWLEPIRIDGLPGYALTARARRRLDDAAARIYRTETGSDGSGEWDRTWHLSILREVPNARRREQLASQFAFLGWAPLSDAAWVGLRNDTEVDQILGVEGIAADRFRAPIEDDAVEFARRVWKLDELGASYDSWLNEAKALADSAGPDVTDEQAFAVRSNLVHEWRKFLFLDPGLPAELLPADWAGTRAAEFFDFHANRLGHAAGRFVDNCLTVH encoded by the coding sequence GTGCACGCCCGTTCAGCTCTCTTCGACCTGTACGGCGACCACCTGCGCGCGCGTGGTGCGCGCGCCCCGGTGGCCGCCCTGGTCCGGCTGCTCGCGCCGCTGGGAGTCCATCCGCCGGCCGTCCGGACCGCGGTGTCCCGGATGGTCCGGCAAGGCTGGCTGGAGCCCATCCGGATCGACGGCCTGCCGGGGTACGCGCTGACCGCCCGGGCGCGTCGCCGCCTCGACGACGCGGCCGCCCGGATCTACCGCACCGAGACCGGTTCCGACGGCAGCGGCGAGTGGGACCGGACCTGGCATCTGAGCATTCTCCGCGAGGTCCCCAACGCGCGCCGGCGCGAACAGCTCGCGAGCCAATTCGCCTTCCTGGGTTGGGCTCCGCTGTCCGACGCGGCCTGGGTCGGGCTGCGCAACGACACCGAGGTCGACCAGATCCTCGGCGTCGAGGGCATCGCCGCCGACCGGTTCCGGGCCCCCATCGAGGACGACGCGGTCGAGTTCGCTCGGCGGGTCTGGAAGCTGGACGAACTCGGCGCGTCGTACGACAGCTGGCTGAACGAGGCGAAGGCGCTGGCCGACAGCGCAGGGCCCGACGTGACCGACGAGCAGGCCTTCGCGGTCCGGTCCAACCTGGTGCACGAATGGCGCAAGTTCCTGTTCCTCGATCCGGGGCTGCCGGCCGAGTTGCTGCCGGCCGACTGGGCCGGCACCCGGGCGGCCGAATTCTTCGATTTCCACGCGAATCGGCTGGGCCACGCGGCCGGGCGTTTCGTGGACAACTGCCTGACCGTTCACTGA
- a CDS encoding DUF3117 domain-containing protein, protein MAAMKPRTGDGPLEVTKEGRGIVMRVPLEGGGRLVVELNADEATELGNALKAVVG, encoded by the coding sequence ATGGCGGCGATGAAGCCGCGGACGGGCGATGGTCCGCTCGAGGTCACCAAGGAGGGCCGCGGGATCGTGATGCGGGTCCCGCTCGAGGGCGGCGGTCGGCTGGTCGTCGAACTGAACGCCGACGAGGCGACCGAGCTCGGGAACGCGCTGAAGGCCGTTGTCGGCTGA
- a CDS encoding leucyl aminopeptidase family protein has translation MARRSARTVFPVLPAVVWQPGLPVHGSRSWVIVVGEAGLPAAAKEAGERLGVDLDRLLEVQEAAGFGRAAGSTAAYPLLTGEVAEVLLAGAGAGTPRDLRHAGAAIARFGRGKDEVTVVVAEGIDDAGLQAFAEGVVLGSFTFHRKTVDTGKPVVGRIELTDGTDEDRDDAIDRGLVVGRTGWLAREFATTPSNEKDPAWMAARATELAGATGLDVTVWDEKQLAADGFGGILAVGKGSARPPRFIRLDYTPPGATDDTPYVVLVGKGITYDTGGLSLKPREGMVSMKRDMTGGGSVIATMSALRDLGAKVKVTGLICSAENMPSGTAYRPDDVIRHYGGRTTEVKNTDAEGRLVLADGLAYAVKELEPDVIVDIATLTGAIKVSLGSMLYGGLFATDDALADNLADAGEASGERLWRMPLPDEYTELISTPIADSVNSSKGPGSITAALFLKAFAGDVPWAHLDLSSIAESPADALEYTTGATGAGARLLTTWLTGDTPTAGIG, from the coding sequence GTGGCTCGCCGAAGTGCACGCACCGTGTTCCCCGTCCTGCCGGCCGTGGTCTGGCAGCCGGGGCTTCCTGTTCACGGTTCCCGGAGCTGGGTGATCGTGGTCGGCGAGGCGGGTCTGCCCGCCGCCGCGAAGGAGGCCGGGGAACGCCTCGGGGTCGACCTCGACCGGCTGCTGGAGGTGCAGGAGGCGGCCGGCTTCGGGCGCGCCGCGGGCAGCACGGCGGCGTACCCGTTGCTGACCGGCGAGGTCGCCGAGGTGCTGCTGGCCGGCGCCGGCGCGGGCACCCCGCGGGACCTGCGACACGCCGGTGCCGCGATCGCGCGGTTCGGCCGCGGCAAGGACGAGGTCACCGTGGTGGTTGCCGAGGGCATCGATGATGCCGGGCTGCAGGCGTTCGCCGAGGGCGTCGTGCTCGGCTCGTTCACGTTCCACCGCAAGACCGTCGACACCGGTAAGCCGGTGGTCGGCCGGATCGAGCTGACCGACGGCACCGACGAGGACCGCGACGACGCGATCGACCGCGGCCTGGTGGTCGGCCGGACCGGCTGGCTGGCGCGCGAGTTCGCCACCACGCCGTCGAACGAGAAGGACCCCGCCTGGATGGCCGCCCGCGCGACGGAGCTGGCCGGTGCCACCGGGCTGGACGTGACGGTGTGGGACGAGAAGCAACTGGCCGCCGACGGGTTCGGCGGAATCCTTGCCGTCGGCAAGGGATCCGCCCGGCCGCCGCGATTCATCCGCCTCGACTACACCCCGCCGGGCGCGACCGACGACACGCCGTACGTCGTGCTCGTCGGCAAAGGGATCACCTACGACACCGGCGGTCTGTCACTGAAGCCGCGCGAGGGCATGGTGTCGATGAAGCGGGACATGACCGGCGGCGGCTCGGTGATCGCGACCATGTCGGCGCTGCGCGACCTCGGCGCGAAGGTGAAGGTCACCGGCCTGATCTGCTCGGCCGAGAACATGCCGTCGGGTACGGCGTACCGGCCGGACGACGTCATCCGGCACTACGGCGGCCGCACCACCGAGGTGAAGAACACCGACGCCGAGGGCCGGCTGGTGCTGGCCGACGGACTCGCGTACGCCGTGAAGGAGCTCGAGCCGGACGTCATCGTCGACATCGCCACGCTGACCGGCGCGATCAAGGTGTCGCTCGGATCGATGCTGTACGGCGGGTTGTTCGCCACCGACGACGCGCTCGCGGACAACCTGGCCGATGCGGGCGAGGCCTCCGGCGAGCGGCTCTGGCGGATGCCGTTGCCCGACGAGTACACCGAGCTGATCTCGACGCCGATCGCGGACTCGGTGAACTCGTCGAAGGGGCCGGGGTCGATCACGGCCGCGTTGTTCCTCAAGGCTTTCGCAGGTGATGTGCCGTGGGCGCACCTCGACTTGTCCAGCATCGCCGAGTCGCCGGCCGACGCGCTCGAATACACCACCGGCGCCACCGGAGCCGGCGCCCGCCTCCTCACCACCTGGCTCACCGGCGACACCCCCACCGCCGGCATCGGCTGA
- a CDS encoding alpha/beta hydrolase family protein, whose amino-acid sequence MTQRLTKLLAFSLAATAVVVPTAAVAAPVHQTPADQQMPSTRVASTRGSIVSAVRVARLTPAQLHQLAITSGFVDPPNPRYAVSLYRLVYRTVDHFGRPTTASGLVVLPEGRRGALRVAAYLHGTSTTKADAATIDPHSTDRAAIAMFAGAGMAGIAPDYLGLGLGPGRPPYLDLTSEKTSSVDLLRAASGFAVRHGVVFRKDVAVTGFSQGGRATLAFGRALQSGAAGSFRLGALAPVAGPYDILGTEFPAVFNGQVDGAAAAGYLAYLVTAWKSTIGLYDDPEKVFQPQYAQIVEGLLDGTHPFEEIAGKLPDSPDKLFLPAFLAELKHPTGIFARTLREGDRICTDWTPRVPVTMYTGTLDRDVVPANADSCAAALRSRGAHVTIRSMGPVNHSGTALAAYPEIVRAFAG is encoded by the coding sequence ATGACGCAGCGACTCACAAAACTTCTGGCCTTCTCCCTCGCCGCCACCGCCGTCGTGGTCCCGACCGCGGCCGTGGCTGCCCCAGTCCACCAGACACCCGCCGACCAACAGATGCCGTCAACCCGGGTCGCATCGACCCGGGGCTCGATCGTCTCGGCGGTCCGCGTCGCCCGCCTCACCCCGGCCCAACTGCACCAACTCGCCATCACCAGCGGCTTCGTCGATCCCCCGAACCCCCGGTACGCCGTATCGCTCTACCGCCTCGTCTACCGAACCGTCGACCACTTCGGCCGTCCGACCACCGCCAGCGGCTTGGTCGTGCTCCCCGAGGGAAGGCGTGGCGCATTGCGCGTGGCGGCGTACCTGCACGGCACCTCGACCACCAAGGCCGACGCGGCAACGATCGACCCGCACAGCACCGACCGCGCCGCCATCGCGATGTTCGCCGGCGCGGGCATGGCCGGGATCGCGCCGGACTACTTGGGACTCGGGCTGGGCCCGGGACGTCCGCCGTACCTCGATCTGACCAGCGAAAAGACGTCCTCGGTCGATCTGCTTCGCGCCGCGAGTGGCTTCGCTGTGCGGCATGGAGTGGTGTTCCGCAAGGACGTCGCGGTGACGGGCTTCTCCCAGGGCGGTCGAGCCACGCTTGCCTTCGGCCGAGCCTTGCAGAGCGGTGCGGCCGGGTCGTTCCGGCTCGGCGCCCTGGCGCCGGTGGCTGGGCCGTACGACATCCTCGGGACCGAGTTCCCGGCCGTCTTCAACGGACAGGTCGACGGTGCCGCCGCGGCGGGGTATCTCGCGTATCTGGTCACCGCATGGAAGTCCACGATCGGGCTGTACGACGACCCGGAGAAGGTGTTCCAGCCGCAGTACGCGCAGATCGTCGAGGGTTTGCTCGATGGGACCCATCCCTTCGAGGAGATTGCCGGGAAGCTGCCGGACAGCCCCGACAAGCTGTTCCTGCCCGCGTTCCTGGCTGAACTGAAGCACCCCACCGGGATCTTCGCCCGGACACTGCGCGAGGGCGATCGGATCTGCACCGACTGGACGCCAAGAGTGCCGGTGACGATGTACACCGGCACTCTCGATCGAGACGTCGTCCCGGCCAACGCCGACTCCTGTGCTGCCGCCCTGCGCTCCCGCGGCGCGCACGTCACCATCCGCTCGATGGGACCGGTCAACCACTCCGGTACTGCGCTCGCCGCCTACCCCGAAATCGTCCGAGCCTTCGCCGGCTAG
- the glgA gene encoding glycogen synthase yields the protein MKVAILTREFPPDVYGGAGVHVDFLVRELRRLLDVEVHCMGEPRLGAVAHSEDDPRMPHANAALRILSTDLTMTAGVSSAELVHSHTWYANMAGHWAKLLYGIPHVVTAHSLEPLRPWKAEQLGGGYRLSSWAERTAYEAADAVVAVSNATRDDILASYPAIDPAKVHIITNGIDSDFYHPDHSTNVLERLGVDLNRPYVTFVGRITRQKGVPHLLRAGLQLDPSVQLVLLAGAADTPELKAETDALVDELKASRDGVFIVSEMLPREEVRQVLTHALAFCCPSVYEPLGIVNLEAMACETAVVASAVGGIPDVVVDGVTGTLVAYDENDIATFERQLAEGINALVADPAKAEAMGKAGRARAVSDFGWDAVANRTVELYQSLLGG from the coding sequence ATGAAGGTCGCGATCTTGACGCGGGAGTTCCCACCGGACGTGTACGGCGGGGCGGGGGTGCATGTGGACTTTCTGGTGCGCGAGTTGCGTCGGCTGCTCGACGTCGAGGTGCACTGCATGGGTGAACCACGGCTGGGCGCGGTCGCGCACTCCGAGGACGACCCGCGGATGCCGCACGCGAACGCGGCGCTGCGGATCCTCTCGACCGATCTGACGATGACCGCCGGTGTCTCCTCAGCCGAGCTCGTCCACTCGCACACCTGGTACGCGAACATGGCCGGCCACTGGGCCAAGCTCCTCTACGGCATCCCGCACGTGGTGACCGCGCACTCGCTGGAGCCGCTGCGACCGTGGAAGGCTGAGCAGCTCGGCGGTGGGTACCGCTTGTCGAGCTGGGCCGAGCGTACGGCGTACGAGGCAGCCGATGCGGTCGTCGCGGTCAGCAATGCCACCCGCGACGACATCCTCGCGAGCTACCCGGCGATCGACCCGGCCAAGGTCCACATCATCACCAACGGCATCGACTCGGACTTCTACCACCCCGACCACTCGACGAACGTGCTCGAACGGCTCGGCGTCGACCTGAACCGGCCGTACGTGACGTTCGTCGGCCGCATCACCCGGCAGAAGGGCGTCCCGCATCTCTTGCGCGCCGGGCTGCAACTGGATCCGTCCGTGCAACTCGTGCTGCTCGCCGGCGCCGCCGACACTCCCGAGCTGAAGGCGGAAACGGACGCGCTGGTCGACGAGCTCAAAGCCAGCCGCGACGGCGTCTTCATCGTCTCCGAGATGCTGCCGCGCGAAGAGGTCCGTCAGGTGCTCACGCACGCGCTCGCGTTCTGCTGCCCGTCGGTCTACGAGCCACTCGGCATCGTCAACCTGGAGGCGATGGCCTGCGAGACAGCCGTCGTCGCCAGCGCGGTCGGCGGCATCCCGGACGTCGTCGTCGACGGCGTGACCGGCACGCTGGTCGCGTACGACGAGAACGACATCGCCACCTTCGAACGGCAGTTGGCCGAGGGCATCAACGCACTGGTCGCCGACCCCGCCAAGGCCGAGGCGATGGGCAAGGCCGGCCGCGCCCGAGCCGTCTCCGACTTCGGCTGGGACGCCGTCGCGAACCGCACGGTCGAGCTCTACCAGTCGTTGCTGGGTGGATGA
- a CDS encoding GNAT family N-acetyltransferase — MPRLVEPTTAVHRSFLEAWDELEPEQERWMGAHGAWQSWSREELEDASEFAALVEAIRAEALPETELPPDLVHQTMLWYVEGDQWLGRLSIRHTLTPLLHELGGHIGYTVRPSAQRQGHATRMLTESLPWAARLGIDTALVTCDVDNIASRRVIESAGGELEDERHGKLRFWVPTHVS, encoded by the coding sequence ATGCCCAGACTCGTCGAACCGACTACCGCCGTTCACCGATCCTTCCTCGAAGCCTGGGACGAGCTGGAGCCGGAGCAGGAGCGGTGGATGGGCGCTCACGGGGCTTGGCAGTCGTGGAGCCGGGAGGAACTGGAGGACGCGAGCGAGTTCGCTGCCCTGGTCGAGGCGATCCGCGCCGAGGCGCTGCCGGAGACCGAACTGCCGCCGGACCTGGTGCACCAGACAATGCTCTGGTACGTCGAAGGTGACCAATGGCTCGGCCGCCTCTCGATCCGGCACACCCTCACCCCGCTCCTGCACGAACTCGGCGGCCACATCGGCTACACCGTCCGCCCGTCAGCCCAACGCCAGGGCCACGCGACCCGGATGCTGACCGAGTCACTCCCCTGGGCCGCCCGCCTCGGCATCGACACCGCCCTGGTCACCTGCGACGTCGACAACATCGCCTCCCGCCGCGTCATCGAGTCCGCCGGCGGCGAACTGGAAGACGAACGCCACGGCAAACTCCGCTTCTGGGTACCAACCCACGTGAGCTGA
- the glgC gene encoding glucose-1-phosphate adenylyltransferase codes for MAKAPKILGIVLAGGEGKRLMPLTADRAKPAVPFGGSYRLIDFVLSNLVNAGIRSLCVLTQYKSHSLDRHVTITWRMSTFLGNYVTCVPAQQRLGPQWYQGSADAIYQSMNLINDAKPDIIVVFGADHVYRMDASQMVQAHIERGNGVTVAGIRVPRAEASEFGVIKTADDGHAIAEFLEKPADPPGLPDSPDETFASMGNYVFSADVLVEALRKDAANPASRHDMGGDIVPMLVAEGKAGVYDFKDNDVPGALDRDRSYWRDVGSLDSYHEAHMDLVSIQPVFNLYNSDWPIFTSHPQLPGAKFTDNATVGESIVCAGSIISGATVDHSVIGANVIVLAGAKIERAVIMDNCKIGANVVLKNVILDKNIEIPDGIEIGVDPDLDRERGFTVSKGGVTVLGKGQVVKP; via the coding sequence ATGGCGAAGGCACCGAAGATCCTGGGAATCGTGCTGGCCGGCGGCGAGGGGAAGCGGCTGATGCCGCTCACGGCGGACCGGGCCAAACCGGCTGTGCCGTTCGGCGGGAGTTATCGCCTGATCGACTTCGTGCTGTCCAACCTGGTCAACGCGGGCATCCGCAGCCTGTGCGTGCTGACGCAGTACAAGTCGCACTCGCTCGACCGGCACGTCACGATCACCTGGCGGATGTCGACCTTCCTCGGCAACTACGTCACCTGTGTGCCGGCCCAGCAGCGGCTCGGCCCGCAGTGGTACCAGGGCAGCGCGGATGCGATCTACCAGTCGATGAACCTGATCAACGACGCCAAGCCCGACATCATCGTCGTGTTCGGCGCGGACCACGTGTACCGGATGGACGCATCCCAGATGGTGCAGGCGCACATCGAGCGCGGCAACGGGGTGACCGTGGCCGGGATCCGGGTACCGCGCGCGGAGGCTTCGGAGTTCGGCGTGATCAAGACGGCCGACGACGGGCACGCGATCGCGGAGTTCCTGGAGAAGCCGGCCGACCCACCAGGGTTGCCGGACTCGCCGGACGAGACGTTCGCCTCGATGGGCAACTACGTGTTCAGCGCCGACGTACTGGTCGAGGCGCTCCGCAAGGACGCGGCCAACCCGGCGTCCCGGCACGACATGGGCGGCGACATCGTCCCGATGCTGGTGGCCGAGGGCAAGGCCGGCGTCTACGACTTCAAGGACAACGACGTACCGGGCGCGCTCGACCGGGACCGCTCGTACTGGCGCGACGTCGGTTCGCTGGATTCGTACCACGAGGCGCACATGGACCTGGTCTCGATCCAGCCGGTGTTCAACCTGTACAACTCCGACTGGCCGATCTTCACCTCGCACCCGCAGTTGCCCGGCGCCAAGTTCACCGACAACGCGACCGTCGGCGAGTCGATCGTCTGCGCGGGCTCGATCATCTCCGGGGCGACCGTGGACCACTCGGTGATCGGTGCGAACGTGATCGTGCTGGCGGGGGCGAAGATCGAGCGCGCGGTGATCATGGACAACTGCAAGATCGGCGCGAACGTCGTACTGAAGAACGTCATCCTGGACAAGAACATCGAGATCCCGGACGGTATCGAGATCGGTGTCGATCCGGACCTCGACCGCGAACGCGGCTTCACCGTGTCCAAGGGCGGTGTCACGGTGCTCGGCAAGGGCCAGGTCGTCAAACCGTGA
- the kynU gene encoding kynureninase, with the protein MTQPSPEEPGSEAESFARDKADPGHRELFDVPPSEDGYYPDVAYFAGNSLGLRPKATRTELLEDLDSWAALGVEGHLEATRPWLPYHELLTGPAARLVGALPGETVVMNSLTVNLHLLMVSFYRPTADRFRIVIEDSAFPSDSYAVRSQARFHGLDPDDAVVRLKPRDGEDCLRTTDVLARLTPDVALVLLGGVNYLTGQLMDIPTITAAGHEAGAVVGWDLAHAAGNVPLSLHDWDVDFAAWCSYKYLNSGPGALAGAFVHERHLGDPSIQRFEGWWSTEASTRFQMAPESRPPASADAWQVSNPPIFSMSPVRTSLELFDKVGIGVLRERSIRLTAYLEALLAEVTPGRPLQVITPTDPLQRGAQLSLRIGGDRTAGELAKVLRSSYGVIADAREPDVLRLAPVPLYSLYHDCWRAARALAEVVPVTT; encoded by the coding sequence GTGACGCAACCATCGCCGGAGGAGCCGGGGTCGGAGGCCGAGTCGTTCGCGCGGGACAAGGCCGACCCCGGACACCGGGAGCTGTTCGACGTACCGCCGTCCGAAGACGGCTACTACCCGGACGTCGCGTACTTCGCAGGCAACTCCCTGGGACTCCGGCCGAAGGCGACCCGCACCGAGCTGCTCGAGGATCTCGACTCCTGGGCCGCCCTGGGCGTCGAGGGACACCTCGAAGCGACCCGCCCCTGGCTCCCGTACCACGAACTGCTCACCGGTCCCGCGGCCCGACTCGTCGGCGCACTTCCCGGTGAGACGGTGGTGATGAACTCCCTGACCGTCAACCTGCACCTGCTGATGGTGTCGTTCTACCGGCCGACCGCGGACCGCTTCCGCATCGTCATCGAGGACTCGGCCTTCCCCTCGGACAGCTACGCGGTGCGCAGCCAGGCCCGCTTCCACGGCCTGGATCCCGACGACGCCGTAGTACGGCTGAAACCTCGCGACGGCGAAGACTGCCTCCGTACGACGGATGTTCTGGCGCGCCTGACTCCCGACGTTGCGCTGGTCCTGCTCGGTGGGGTCAACTACCTGACTGGCCAGCTGATGGACATCCCCACGATCACCGCCGCGGGTCACGAGGCCGGAGCCGTCGTCGGCTGGGACCTCGCCCACGCCGCCGGGAACGTCCCGTTGTCGCTGCACGACTGGGACGTGGACTTCGCGGCCTGGTGTTCGTACAAGTACCTCAACTCCGGCCCGGGCGCGCTCGCGGGCGCGTTCGTGCACGAGCGCCACCTCGGGGATCCTTCGATCCAGCGCTTCGAAGGCTGGTGGAGCACCGAGGCATCGACCAGGTTCCAGATGGCGCCCGAGTCGCGCCCGCCCGCGTCGGCGGATGCCTGGCAGGTGTCGAACCCGCCGATCTTCTCGATGAGCCCGGTCCGGACGTCGCTCGAGCTGTTCGACAAGGTCGGCATCGGCGTACTCCGCGAGCGCAGCATCCGGCTCACGGCGTACCTGGAAGCCCTGCTCGCCGAAGTCACACCCGGCCGGCCTCTGCAGGTGATCACGCCGACCGACCCGCTGCAGCGTGGAGCCCAGCTGTCGCTGCGGATCGGCGGAGACCGTACTGCGGGGGAGCTCGCCAAGGTACTCCGGTCCTCCTACGGCGTCATCGCCGACGCCCGCGAGCCCGACGTACTGCGGCTTGCGCCCGTCCCGCTCTATTCGCTGTACCACGACTGCTGGCGCGCCGCTCGAGCGCTGGCCGAGGTAGTCCCAGTCACCACATGA
- a CDS encoding FAD-dependent oxidoreductase, with the protein MKERVAIVGAGLTGSLLACFLARRGLPVTLYERRPDPRVAQVERGRSINLAISERGLDALRRIGLVDEVMRDALPMKGRMIHPVEGPLDFQQYSATQDRAINSISRGALNNALLDAAAAAPGVEIRFEHRLVELDSQAGSMIFETPAGKVEATADVVLGADGAGSAVRGQLLAEGAVSEDVDFLDYGYKELSIPAVDGEFALDPGALHIWPRGTSMMIALPNPDRSFTCTLFWPTGSFDALADAGAIEAHFRSQYPDLLPLAPSLVADYQYNPVGVLGTVHTSPWQAHGRTALIGDAAHAIVPFYGQGANCAFEDVVELDRCLDDTAGTWARALPLFEHRRRENTEAIAEMALANFVEMRDKVASPVFRLGKRIEHALERALPGRYVSRYELVSFSTTPYAEVRARVHRQHQALAASLLLSAGVLGAALRVLRRRR; encoded by the coding sequence ATGAAAGAGCGTGTCGCCATCGTCGGTGCCGGCCTGACCGGGTCCTTGCTGGCCTGCTTCCTGGCGCGGCGGGGCCTGCCGGTGACGCTGTACGAACGGCGGCCGGACCCGCGGGTCGCGCAGGTCGAACGCGGCCGGTCGATCAACCTGGCGATCTCCGAACGCGGGCTGGACGCGTTGCGCCGGATCGGCCTGGTCGACGAGGTGATGCGCGACGCGCTGCCGATGAAGGGCCGGATGATCCACCCCGTCGAGGGTCCGCTCGACTTCCAGCAGTACAGCGCGACCCAGGACCGGGCGATCAACTCGATCAGCCGCGGCGCGCTCAACAACGCGCTGCTGGACGCGGCCGCTGCCGCGCCGGGAGTGGAGATCCGCTTCGAGCATCGGCTGGTGGAGCTCGACTCCCAGGCCGGGTCGATGATCTTCGAGACGCCCGCGGGCAAGGTGGAGGCGACCGCGGACGTCGTACTGGGCGCCGATGGTGCTGGGTCCGCAGTACGCGGGCAGTTGCTGGCCGAGGGTGCGGTGAGTGAGGACGTCGACTTCCTGGACTACGGCTACAAGGAGTTGAGCATTCCGGCCGTCGACGGGGAGTTCGCGCTCGATCCTGGTGCGCTGCACATCTGGCCGCGCGGTACGTCGATGATGATCGCGTTGCCGAATCCGGATCGATCGTTCACCTGCACGCTGTTCTGGCCGACGGGGTCCTTCGACGCGCTGGCCGATGCCGGCGCGATCGAGGCGCACTTCCGTTCGCAGTACCCGGATTTGTTGCCGTTGGCCCCTTCTCTGGTCGCCGACTACCAGTACAACCCGGTCGGGGTGCTCGGGACCGTGCACACGTCGCCGTGGCAGGCACACGGCCGTACCGCGTTGATCGGTGACGCGGCGCACGCGATCGTGCCGTTCTACGGGCAGGGCGCGAACTGCGCGTTCGAGGACGTGGTCGAGCTGGATCGCTGCCTGGACGACACGGCCGGGACGTGGGCGCGCGCGTTGCCGCTGTTCGAGCACCGGCGCCGGGAGAACACCGAGGCGATCGCGGAGATGGCGCTCGCGAACTTCGTCGAGATGCGCGACAAGGTCGCCTCACCGGTCTTCCGGCTCGGCAAACGCATCGAGCACGCCTTGGAACGAGCGCTGCCGGGCCGGTACGTCTCCCGCTACGAACTGGTCTCCTTCTCCACCACGCCGTACGCCGAAGTCCGCGCCCGGGTCCACCGCCAGCATCAGGCGCTGGCGGCCTCCCTGCTTCTTTCTGCTGGTGTCCTGGGTGCTGCTCTGCGAGTCTTGCGGAGGCGGAGATGA
- a CDS encoding 2-hydroxymuconic semialdehyde dehydrogenase, with protein MTSLWRPELLTGQPGEPGLLRNFVGGEFVAGGSTFAKLSPVTGEKIFDVSEADEATVDAAVGAARAALSGPWGRMSEQERAVVLRRVADELERRFDDLIAAEVGDTGKSISQARTLDIPRGAANFRAFADFATTTPTESYTTVLADGRRALNYAVRKPAGVVAIIVPWNLPLLLLTWKVAPALACGNAVVVKPSEETPASATVLAEVMAAAGVPEGVFNLVHGFGPSSAGEFLTKHPGVDAITFTGESSTGSAIAKAAADGVKAVSFELGGKNAGLIFADADLDAAVEGSVRSVFTNGGQVCLCTERLYVERPIFEEFCSRLAQRADELTFGWPADEATMNMPLISKQHRDKVLGYYDLARSEGATVLAGGGVPAFGDARDGGCYVQPTVITGLPADARTNTEEIFGPICHIAPFDTEEEAFALANNSRYGLAATVWTRDVGRAHRAGPALDVGIVWVNTWFLRDLRTPFGGTKLSGLGREGGTHSLDFYSELTNVCVELS; from the coding sequence ATGACCTCGCTCTGGCGTCCTGAGTTGCTCACCGGGCAACCGGGTGAGCCGGGGCTGTTGCGGAACTTCGTGGGCGGGGAGTTCGTCGCGGGCGGCTCGACCTTCGCCAAGCTGAGTCCGGTGACGGGGGAGAAGATCTTCGACGTCTCCGAGGCTGACGAGGCGACCGTGGACGCGGCCGTTGGTGCTGCCCGGGCAGCCTTGAGCGGTCCGTGGGGCCGGATGAGCGAGCAGGAACGGGCGGTCGTACTCCGGCGGGTGGCCGATGAGCTCGAGCGGCGTTTCGACGACCTGATCGCGGCCGAGGTCGGCGACACCGGCAAGTCGATCAGCCAGGCCCGGACGCTGGACATCCCGCGCGGCGCGGCCAACTTCCGCGCCTTCGCCGACTTCGCCACCACGACGCCGACCGAGTCGTACACGACGGTCCTTGCCGATGGGCGGCGGGCGCTCAACTACGCCGTACGCAAGCCCGCGGGTGTGGTGGCGATCATCGTCCCCTGGAATCTCCCGCTGCTGCTGCTCACCTGGAAGGTGGCGCCGGCCCTTGCCTGTGGCAACGCGGTCGTCGTGAAGCCGTCCGAGGAGACGCCGGCGTCGGCGACCGTTCTCGCCGAGGTGATGGCCGCGGCCGGCGTACCGGAGGGTGTCTTCAACCTGGTGCACGGCTTCGGGCCGTCGTCGGCGGGGGAGTTCCTCACCAAGCATCCGGGGGTCGACGCGATCACCTTCACCGGCGAATCGTCCACCGGCAGCGCGATCGCGAAGGCCGCGGCCGACGGCGTCAAGGCCGTCTCCTTCGAACTCGGCGGCAAGAACGCAGGGCTGATCTTCGCCGACGCCGACCTGGACGCGGCCGTCGAGGGCTCCGTGCGCTCGGTCTTCACCAATGGCGGTCAGGTCTGTCTGTGCACCGAACGGCTCTACGTCGAGCGGCCGATCTTCGAGGAGTTCTGCTCGCGGCTGGCCCAGCGCGCCGACGAGTTGACCTTCGGCTGGCCCGCCGACGAAGCCACCATGAACATGCCGCTGATCTCGAAACAGCACCGCGACAAGGTGCTCGGGTACTACGACCTCGCGCGCTCCGAAGGCGCCACGGTCCTCGCGGGCGGCGGCGTACCGGCGTTCGGCGACGCGCGCGACGGTGGTTGCTATGTGCAACCGACGGTGATCACCGGGTTGCCTGCGGATGCACGCACCAACACCGAGGAGATCTTCGGCCCGATCTGCCACATCGCCCCCTTCGACACCGAGGAGGAGGCGTTCGCCCTGGCCAACAACAGCCGCTACGGCCTGGCCGCCACCGTGTGGACGCGCGACGTCGGCCGCGCTCACCGCGCCGGACCGGCCCTCGACGTCGGCATCGTCTGGGTCAACACCTGGTTCCTCCGCGATCTCCGCACGCCCTTCGGCGGCACGAAACTCTCCGGCCTGGGCCGCGAGGGCGGCACCCATTCCCTGGACTTCTACTCCGAACTCACCAACGTCTGCGTGGAGCTCTCATGA